Below is a window of Thermogemmatispora onikobensis DNA.
TCCTCCGGCTTGCGCTGCCTGACCTCCTCCAGCGGAATACGCAGGCAGGTGAGAAAGCACAGCTCGGGATGAGGCATCCCTCGATCGTAGACCAGGCCCAGACAGAGCTGGCGGACAATGTCTTCGCTTTGCAGGCCCGTCTCCTCGCGGATCTCACGCTGGATAGCACCAAAGAGGTCGGGCTGCCCCATGTCATTACGATCGCGCTCACTCTCACAAAAGCCGCCAATGACATGATAGCGCCCCTCGTAGACATCCACACCCCGCCGCTGATCGATCAGAAGCTGCCCGTCGGCGGTCTCGATAACAGAGCAGACGGCCAGAGGGTTGCTCAGCTCGCGCCTCCCACGGCCCTGGGCAAAGCGCATGTCTCGGCTCGCCACATACTCTTTATAGCTGGTGACCCCTAGCGCCAGCCAGAGACGTCCATCAAGACGTACCTCCCAGTC
It encodes the following:
- a CDS encoding NUDIX hydrolase; amino-acid sequence: MREFEILVRGCFDAGRLVVSYDESLRMPRTQHDDEDCIEACWRQKLQEMQQRGAALYDGTLYRLADWEVRLDGRLWLALGVTSYKEYVASRDMRFAQGRGRRELSNPLAVCSVIETADGQLLIDQRRGVDVYEGRYHVIGGFCESERDRNDMGQPDLFGAIQREIREETGLQSEDIVRQLCLGLVYDRGMPHPELCFLTCLRIPLEEVRQRKPEDREIERLLSLPARAESLRSFLFTHHGQISATGEPALLFYGGWRFGEAWYAETLWRLT